The Miscanthus floridulus cultivar M001 chromosome 7, ASM1932011v1, whole genome shotgun sequence genome includes a region encoding these proteins:
- the LOC136465331 gene encoding uncharacterized protein, whose protein sequence is MNYDLEHKKWDISNRKCLMVAKSIISDVIRGSIPDCDTATEYLKKVESQFSGSSKTYASTLIKKLFNEKYTGGSIREHILKMSNTAPKLKPMDLGLKDEFLIHLVFASLPKEYETFVVNYNMQSDK, encoded by the coding sequence ATGAATTATGATCTCGAACATaagaaatgggacatttcaaaccgcaagtgcttgatggtggctaagtccataaTTTCAGATGTTATAAGGGGGTCTATCCCAGATTGTGATACCGCCACAGAGTATcttaagaaggtggagagtcagttcagtggctcttcaaagacttatgccagtactttgattaagaaattgttcaatgagaAATATACTGGTGGCAGTATcagagagcacatattgaagatgagcaacacggctcCGAAGCtaaagccaatggatttggggctcaaggatgagttcctgattcatttggtttttgcttccttgccaaaggaatatgaaacctttgttgttaattacaatatGCAGTCCGATAAGTGa